One segment of Primulina huaijiensis isolate GDHJ02 unplaced genomic scaffold, ASM1229523v2 scaffold25443, whole genome shotgun sequence DNA contains the following:
- the LOC140967534 gene encoding serine/threonine-protein kinase 52, with amino-acid sequence MEKGSDGFVRADQIDLKSLDEQLERHLNRALTMEKNNKDNQEEYSGYAAAAAAPTAAIPVPRRQRREWEIDPSKLVIKGVIARGTFGTVHRGIYDGQDVAVKMLDWGEEGHRTEAEIASLRAAFTQEVAVWHKLDHPNVTKFIGATMGSSDLNIQTENGHIGMPCNICCVIVEYLPGGALKSYLIKNRRKKLAFKVVVQMALDLARGLSYLHSQKIVHRDVKTENMLLDKTRTIKIADFGVARVEASNPNDMTGETGTLGYMAPEVLNGSPYNRKCDVYSFGICLWEIYCCDMPYPDLSFSEVTSAVVRQNLRPEIPRCCPSSLANVMRRCWDASPDKRPEMDEVVAMIEAIDTSRGGGMIPIDQQQSCLCFRKTRGP; translated from the exons ATGGAGAAAGGAAGCGACGGGTTTGTGAGAGCAGATCAGATAGATTTGAAGAGTCTAGATGAGCAGTTGGAGAGGCATCTCAACAGGGCTTTGACTATGGAGAAAAACAACAAGGATAATCAAGAGGAGTATTCCGGCTACGCAGCAGCAGCCGCCGCGCCCACCGCCGCGATTCCTGTGCCTAGGAGGCAGAGGCGTGAGTGGGAGATTGATCCCTCTAAGCTTGTTATTAAAGGGGTGATTGCACGTGGCACCTTCGGGACTGTTCATCGTGGCATTTACGACGGCCAAGATGTTGCCG TTAAAATGCTTGACTGGGGGGAAGAGGGCCACAGGACCGAAGCCGAAATAGCATCACTAAGGGCAGCTTTTACTCAAGAAGTTGCAGTATGGCATAAACTTGATCATCCGAATGTGACAAAG TTTATAGGTGCAACAATGGGATCTTCAGACCTTAACATTCAAACAGAAAATGGCCACATTGGCATGCCTTGTAATATATGTTGTGTTATTGTCGAATATCTTCCAGGAGGTGCCTTGAAATCATACCTCATAAAAAACCGGAGAAAAAAGCTAGCATTTAAAGTGGTCGTACAGATGGCACTCGATCTTGCTCGGGG GTTAAGTTACCTTCACTCACAGAAGATTGTTCACAGAGATGTCAAGACAGAAAACATGCTGCTGGACAAGACACGCACGATAAAAATAGCTGATTTTGGGGTTGCTCGTGTTGAAGCTTCAAATCCAAATGACATGACTGGGGAGACTGGGACCCTCGGCTACATGGCTCCTGAG GTTCTGAATGGCAGCCCGTATAATAGAAAATGCGACGTCTATAGTTTTGGCATCTGCTTATGGGAGATATATTGCTGTGACATGCCATACCCTGATCTTAGTTTCTCTGAGGTGACTTCAGCAGTAGTTCGCCAG AATTTGCGGCCAGAGATACCGAGATGTTGCCCAAGCTCCCTTGCTAATGTGATGAGACGGTGCTGGGATGCAAGCCCAGATAAGCGTCCTGAAATGGATGAAGTTGTTGCGATGATAGAGGCGATAGACACATCGCGAGGCGGAGGAATGATCCCCATCGATCAGCAACAAAGTTGTCTGTGTTTTAGGAAAACTCGTGGCCCTTGA
- the LOC140967621 gene encoding bidirectional sugar transporter SWEET5-like, protein MVDAETARTIVGVIGNVISFGLFLSPLPTFFKIWKAKSVQAFKPDPYIATVLNCAMWVFYGMPFVHPDSLLVVTINGIGFFIEIFYVTIFFIYSDWPKRKKILLALLIELVFMVVVVFITLVFLHGTKQRSMLIGILCIVFNIIMYTSPLTVMKRVIKTKSVKFMPFYLSLANFLNGMIWFSYALIKFDPYVMIPNGLGSLSGLVQLILYATYYRTTDWDDDGTGSTNQPEIQLQRTNSAAPV, encoded by the exons ATGGTGGACGCAGAAACAGCTAGGACCATAGTCGGGGTTATCG gaaatgtgatctcatttgGTCTCTTTCTATCCCCTCT TCCAACATTTTTCAAGATATGGAAAGCGAAATCGGTGCAAGCATTCAAACCCGACCCGTACATCGCGACGGTGCTGAACTGCGCAATGTGGGTCTTCTACGGGATGCCCTTCGTTCACCCAGACAGCCTTTTGGTCGTCACCATCAACGGCATCGGGTTCTTCATAGAGATCTTCTACGTCACCATCTTCTTCATTTACTCTGATTGGCCCAAACGA AAAAAAATCCTTCTGGCTCTGTTGATCGAACTGGTGTTCATGGTGGTTGTGGTGTTTATAACGTTGGTGTTTCTGCATGGTACCAAGCAAAGATCAATGCTAATCGGAATATTGTGTATAGTTTTCAATATCATAATGTACACATCTCCCTTGACCGTCATG AAACGGGTAATTAAAACCAAGAGCGTGAAATTCATGCCATTTTATCTGTCGCTTGCCAATTTTTTGAATGGCATGATTTGGTTTTCATATGCTCTCATCAAGTTTGATCCCTATGTCATG ATTCCGAATGGTCTGGGAAGTTTGTCGGGGCTCGTTCAACTGATACTCTATGCAACCTACTATCGAACCACCGACTGGGACGATGATGGCACAGGCAGCACCAACCAGCCGGAGATTCAACTTCAGAGGACTAACTCAGCAGCCCCTGTCTGA
- the LOC140967575 gene encoding protein DELETION OF SUV3 SUPPRESSOR 1(I)-like isoform X1, whose amino-acid sequence MFKLYFLGGMATEPPNPGTEEVKMDLFEDDDEFEDFDIDREWEEKEEGKEVAQQWEDDWDDDDVSDDFSLQLRRELESIAEKNEAKST is encoded by the exons ATGTTCAAGCTATACTTTTTAGGAG GAATGGCGACTGAACCACCAAATCCTGGAACTGAAGAAGTGAAGATGGATCTATTTGAAGACGATGACGAGTTTGAGGATTTTGATATTGATCGTG AGTGGGAGGAGAAAGAGGAAGGCAAAGAAGTGGCTCAGCAATGGGAAGATGACTGGGATGATGATGATGTCAGTGATGATTTCTCATTGCAGCTTCGCAGGGAATTGGAAAGCATCGCTGAGAAGAATGAGGCCAAGTCTACTTGA
- the LOC140967575 gene encoding protein DELETION OF SUV3 SUPPRESSOR 1(I)-like isoform X2, with the protein MATEPPNPGTEEVKMDLFEDDDEFEDFDIDREWEEKEEGKEVAQQWEDDWDDDDVSDDFSLQLRRELESIAEKNEAKST; encoded by the exons ATGGCGACTGAACCACCAAATCCTGGAACTGAAGAAGTGAAGATGGATCTATTTGAAGACGATGACGAGTTTGAGGATTTTGATATTGATCGTG AGTGGGAGGAGAAAGAGGAAGGCAAAGAAGTGGCTCAGCAATGGGAAGATGACTGGGATGATGATGATGTCAGTGATGATTTCTCATTGCAGCTTCGCAGGGAATTGGAAAGCATCGCTGAGAAGAATGAGGCCAAGTCTACTTGA
- the LOC140967488 gene encoding pyruvate decarboxylase 1-like, producing the protein MDTILGSLDACKPNNTNIGCPAGNGAVSTVHNTHRHHSAIPDVTLGSHLARRLVEIGVEDVFSVPGDFNLTLLDHLIAEPGLTNVGCCNELNAGYAADGYARERGVGACVVTFTVGGLSVINAIAGAYSENLPVICIVGGPNTNDYGTNRILHHTIGLPDFSQELRCFQTVTCYQAVVNNLDDAHEQIDTAISTALKESKPVYISISCNLPGISHPTFARDPIPFSLSPRLSNKRGLEAAVDAAAAFLNKAVKPVIIGGPKLRVAKACSEFVELVNACGYAMAVMPSAKGLVPEQHPHFIGTYWGAVGTAFCGEIVESADAYIFVGPIFNDYSSVGYSLLLKREKAIIVQPDRVIVAHGPSFGCVLMKDFLRELANKIKKNTTAFENYKRIYVPDGLPIKNEPNGPLRVNVLFQHIQKMLSGETAVIAETGDSWFNCQKLKLPDGCGYEFQMQYGSIGWSVGATLGYAQSVPKKRVIACIGDGSFQVTAQDVSTMIRCGQKTIIFLINNGGYTIEVEIHDGPYNVIKNWNYTGLVDAICNGDGQCWTTKVYCEEELTEAIETATLEKKDCLCFIEVIVHKDDTSKELLEWGSRVSSANSRPPNSQ; encoded by the exons ATGGATACTATTCTAGGCTCGCTCGACGCATGCAAGCCCAATAACACCAACATTGGATGTCCCGCCGGTAATGGCGCAGTCTCGACCGTCCACAACACTCATAGACATCATTCCGCTATCCCGGACGTTACCCTTGGAAGCCACTTGGCGCGGCGTCTGGTGGAGATCGGGGTGGAGGACGTCTTTTCTGTCCCTGGGGATTTCAACCTTACTCTCCTCGATCACCTGATAGCCGAGCCGGGGCTTACTAACGTCGGCTGCTGCAACGAGCTCAACGCTGGTTACGCGGCGGATGGCTACGCCAGGGAACGGGGCGTCGGGGCCTGCGTGGTGACGTTCACTGTAGGTGGGCTGAGTGTGATAAACGCGATCGCCGGCGCGTACAGTGAGAATCTTCCGGTTATATGTATTGTGGGAGGACCGAACACGAATGATTACGGGACGAACAGGATTCTGCACCATACGATTGGGTTGCCGGATTTCAGCCAGGAACTGAGATGTTTCCAGACCGTCACGTGTTACCAG GCTGTTGTGAACAACTTGGACGATGCTCATGAGCAAATTGATACAGCCATTTCCACTGCTTTGAAAGAGAGCAAGCCTGTCTATATAAGCATCAGTTGCAATTTGCCTGGCATTTCTCACCCAACCTTTGCCAGAGATCCAATCCCGTTTTCACTCTCTCCTAG ATTGAGCAATAAAAGGGGACTCGAGGCGGCAGTAGATGCAGCAGCGGCCTTTCTAAACAAGGCAGTGAAGCCGGTGATAATTGGCGGGCCAAAATTACGAGTTGCTAAGGCTTGCTCTGAATTTGTGGAGCTTGTAAATGCCTGTGGTTATGCAATGGCAGTAATGCCGTCAGCAAAAGGACTTGTCCCTGAGCAGCATCCTCACTTCATCGGCACATACTGGGGTGCAGTAGGGACGGCATTCTGTGGTGAGATTGTGGAATCTGCTGATGCTTATATATTCGTGGGCCCGATCTTTAACGACTATAGTTCGGTGGGATACTCCCTCTTGCTGAAAAGGGAAAAGGCAATTATCGTGCAACCTGATCGTGTCATCGTTGCTCACGGTCCTTCATTTGGCTGTGTCTTGATGAAAGATTTCCTACGTGAACTTGccaacaaaatcaagaaaaacacTACTGCGTTTGAGAATTACAAGCGGATTTATGTGCCTGATGGGTTGCCTATCAAGAATGAGCCTAACGGGCCACTGAGAGTTAATGTGCTTTTCCAACATATCCAAAAGATGTTGTCTGGGGAAACCGCGGTGATTGCTGAAACAGGggattcttggtttaattgccAGAAGCTGAAGTTGCCCGATGGATGTGG GTATGAGTTCCAAATGCAGTATGGATCGATTGGATGGTCAGTTGGCGCTACATTAGGTTATGCACAATCTGTTCCCAAGAAAAGGGTGATTGCTTGCATTGGCGATGGAAGTTTTCAG GTGACTGCACAAGATGTTTCAACAATGATCCGATGTGGGCAAAAAACCATTATTTTCTTGATTAACAACGGTGGGTACACCATAGAAGTTGAAATCCATGATGGCCCTTACAATGTGATCAAGAATTGGAACTACACAGGACTCGTCGACGCCATTTGCAACGGCGATGGCCAATGCTGGACTACCAAG GTGTATTGTGAGGAAGAGCTTACTGAAGCAATTGAAACCGCAACTTTGGAGAAGAAAGATTGTTTGTGCTTTATAGAAGTGATTGTTCACAAAGATGATACTAGCAAAGAGCTTCTCGAGTGGGGATCGAGGGTTTCATCGGCTAATAGCCGTCCTCCTAATTCCCAATGA
- the LOC140967597 gene encoding uncharacterized protein, giving the protein MEVGGFSRQGVEPIEEASDALFQKRRCCFFFEMNSSPSPAVGLAWWQKIRVSQIPAGGSLWSRGVSLLMKIRELSEIVAGPRWKTFIRRFNRDRNRSGSGKHLNVQYDALSYSMNFDEGPGQNGRFDDEGEDGYFSRNFSSRYAKGSMQFGKEGVTFV; this is encoded by the coding sequence ATGGAGGTTGGTGGGTTTTCGCGCCAAGGCGTGGAGCCAATCGAAGAAGCATCGGATGCTCTGTTCCAGAAGCGTCGCTGCTGTTTTTTCTTCGAAATGAACTCCTCCCCATCCCCCGCCGTCGGCCTGGCGTGGTGGCAGAAGATACGGGTATCCCAGATCCCGGCAGGAGGTTCGCTTTGGTCCCGTGGAGTGAGCTTGCTGATGAAGATCCGAGAGTTGTCGGAGATCGTAGCCGGTCCGAGGTGGAAGACTTTCATACGCCGGTTCAACCGGGATAGAAATAGAAGCGGGAGCGGGAAGCACTTGAACGTACAGTACGACGCTTTGAGTTACTCCATGAATTTCGACGAGGGACCGGGGCAGAACGGTCGTTTCGATGACGAAGGAGAGGATGGGTACTTCTCGCGGAACTTCTCTTCTAGGTATGCCAAGGGTTCCATGCAGTTCGGCAAGGAAGGGGTCACCTTCGTTTAA